Proteins from a single region of Candidatus Palauibacter soopunensis:
- the holA gene encoding DNA polymerase III subunit delta, producing MSAPLDPRLSRALGQGPPTGAWFLHGDAIRLRDEAAHQLVEAAVDPATRDFNYDQFHAEDVTDEQLAATLAMPPMMAERRVVFVRDVERLGTKARAVLQKAAAAAPPDLALIVTARIPKGSRAAFYRDLRKVCRTLEWNTPRAAEIPGWIHDRARNRWKLDLSTAAAQWIAGAVGSDLSTLDAELEKLASLPADRRTDADIRDIVPRTHRIDRWSWLDLVASRDYARALRELENVLTSERGVGLVAGLVEQHLLLGLALEAGPAGLRAALSETGRGYLSWKANAYAKQARGWTVHELDHALRVLHRADRHLKSGRGDQAALAGMLLELGQAKHAGR from the coding sequence GTGAGCGCGCCCCTCGACCCGCGGCTCTCGCGAGCCCTGGGCCAAGGTCCCCCCACCGGCGCGTGGTTCCTGCACGGAGACGCGATCCGCCTGCGGGACGAAGCCGCGCACCAACTCGTCGAGGCCGCCGTCGACCCGGCCACGCGCGACTTCAATTACGACCAGTTCCACGCCGAGGACGTGACGGACGAGCAGCTCGCCGCCACCCTGGCCATGCCCCCGATGATGGCGGAACGCCGCGTCGTCTTCGTGCGCGATGTGGAGCGGCTGGGGACGAAGGCCCGCGCGGTCCTGCAGAAGGCCGCGGCGGCGGCCCCCCCCGACCTCGCCCTCATCGTCACGGCGCGCATCCCCAAGGGGTCGCGCGCGGCCTTCTACCGCGACCTCAGGAAGGTCTGCCGCACGCTGGAGTGGAATACGCCGCGGGCGGCGGAGATCCCCGGATGGATCCACGACCGGGCGCGGAACCGCTGGAAGCTCGACCTGTCGACGGCGGCGGCCCAGTGGATCGCGGGGGCCGTCGGGTCGGACCTCTCGACGCTGGACGCCGAGCTCGAGAAGCTCGCCTCGCTTCCCGCCGACCGCCGGACCGACGCGGACATCCGCGACATCGTTCCCCGGACGCATCGGATCGATCGCTGGAGCTGGCTCGATCTCGTGGCCTCGCGCGACTACGCGCGCGCCTTGCGCGAGTTGGAAAACGTGCTCACTTCGGAACGGGGGGTTGGGCTGGTCGCCGGACTTGTGGAACAGCACCTTCTGCTTGGTCTGGCCCTCGAAGCGGGACCCGCCGGCTTGCGCGCCGCTCTGTCGGAAACCGGGCGCGGCTATCTCTCCTGGAAGGCGAACGCCTACGCGAAGCAGGCGAGGGGATGGACCGTACACGAACTCGATCATGCGCTGCGGGTGCTCCACCGCGCCGACCGGCACCTCAAATCGGGGCGCGGAGACCAGGCGGCTCTCGCCGGGATGCTCCTGGAACTGGGGCAGGCGAAGCACGCCGGGAGATGA
- a CDS encoding YncE family protein encodes MAMALWALGTTAAAATPAVSQEISPDGPSSYYVYVAAESEDRVDLVRFDGTGASVLDSVFVGRFPTEIDGPHGLAVDPSGERWYVTLAHGNPFGTVVAYSTETNRPLGSAELGLFPATMQVTPAGLLFAANFNLHGDHEPSSVSVVDVGAMIEVAQIPTCTMPHGSRLTADGALHYSVCMMDEMLVEVDAHRLEVTQRFLLSPGSEQAWPYDWLPTQPVGAAACSPTWAHPAVDGRHVYVACNRNAEVLEIDVQSWRVTRRFETGEGPYNLDVSPDGAYLVVTYKGGQATGVWDLAGGTEVARVPNTRTLPHGIAISPDSRYAFVSVEGVGGEPGTVDVIDLRDGVRAASVDVGKQAGGIAFWKVEPR; translated from the coding sequence ATGGCAATGGCCTTGTGGGCGCTGGGAACGACGGCCGCGGCGGCTACGCCCGCGGTCTCCCAGGAAATCAGCCCCGACGGCCCGTCGTCGTATTACGTCTACGTGGCGGCCGAATCGGAAGATCGCGTCGATCTCGTCCGGTTCGATGGCACCGGTGCGTCGGTGCTGGATTCCGTCTTCGTGGGCCGCTTCCCGACGGAAATCGACGGGCCGCACGGCCTGGCGGTCGATCCCAGCGGGGAACGGTGGTACGTGACGCTCGCGCACGGGAATCCCTTCGGCACGGTCGTCGCCTATTCCACGGAGACGAACCGTCCGCTGGGGAGCGCCGAACTGGGGCTCTTCCCCGCCACCATGCAGGTGACGCCGGCGGGACTGCTCTTCGCGGCGAACTTCAACCTGCACGGCGACCACGAGCCGAGTTCCGTGTCCGTCGTCGACGTCGGCGCGATGATCGAAGTCGCGCAGATCCCGACCTGCACGATGCCGCACGGCTCGCGGCTCACGGCGGACGGGGCGCTGCACTACTCCGTGTGCATGATGGATGAGATGCTCGTGGAGGTCGACGCGCACCGGCTCGAGGTCACGCAGCGCTTTCTCCTCTCCCCGGGCTCGGAGCAGGCCTGGCCGTACGACTGGCTCCCGACACAGCCCGTGGGAGCGGCCGCGTGCAGCCCGACGTGGGCGCACCCGGCCGTGGACGGACGCCATGTGTACGTCGCGTGCAACCGGAACGCGGAGGTGCTGGAGATCGATGTGCAGTCGTGGCGGGTGACGCGGCGGTTCGAGACGGGCGAAGGTCCGTACAATCTCGATGTGTCTCCGGACGGCGCCTACCTCGTCGTGACGTACAAGGGCGGGCAGGCGACCGGCGTCTGGGATCTGGCCGGCGGCACGGAGGTGGCCCGGGTTCCGAACACGCGGACGCTGCCGCACGGGATCGCGATCTCTCCGGACTCGCGGTACGCCTTCGTGAGCGTGGAGGGCGTGGGCGGCGAGCCCGGAACGGTGGACGTGATCGACCTCCGGGACGGGGTCCGGGCGGCGAGCGTGGACGTGGGCAAGCAGGCGGGCGGCATCGCCTTCTGGAAGGTGGAGCCGCGGTGA
- a CDS encoding pitrilysin family protein: MASTSSAAMRFDIREHVLDNGLRVVLQPDASAPLVAVHVMYHVGSKNERAGRTGFAHLFEHLLFQGSEHVPREHHFKLVQDAGGTLNGTTWFDRTNYFETLPANELDLGLWLESDRMGFFKPGITQEKLDNQREVVKNERRQSYENRPYGLAFEALLERAYDEGHPYRHPTIGYMPDIDAARLEDVHEFFDLHYGPNNATLVLVGDFDPAAALARVDAWFGEIPPRPVAPRPDVPLPARGGERRTLLRDRVQMPRVYLMYHSPRYADPDFEAVVILNYLLADGNSSRFEKTLVYEKRMAADVTSFTWPTESAGMCFVVATARPGVAADDLETEVRDVLDDVLRGGVEEEELEGARNRARRGLLNGRAGFGDRADAIAHAAVLRGDAGYVNDAFTRYGAVERRDVERVARAVLDPGGLTVLHVVPEEETDATDATEGTP, from the coding sequence TTGGCTTCAACGTCCTCCGCCGCGATGAGGTTCGACATTCGCGAGCACGTGCTCGACAACGGGTTGAGAGTCGTCCTGCAGCCCGATGCGTCGGCTCCCCTCGTCGCCGTTCACGTCATGTACCATGTGGGATCGAAGAACGAGCGCGCCGGCCGCACCGGCTTCGCGCACCTCTTCGAGCATCTCCTCTTCCAGGGCTCCGAGCACGTACCGCGCGAGCACCACTTCAAGCTCGTCCAGGATGCCGGCGGTACGCTCAACGGGACGACGTGGTTCGACCGCACGAACTACTTCGAGACGCTGCCCGCGAACGAACTGGATCTCGGCCTGTGGCTGGAGTCCGACCGCATGGGGTTCTTCAAGCCGGGGATCACGCAGGAGAAGCTCGACAACCAGCGCGAGGTCGTGAAGAACGAGCGGCGGCAGTCGTACGAGAACCGCCCCTACGGCCTCGCGTTCGAGGCCCTGCTCGAGCGCGCCTATGACGAGGGACACCCCTACCGTCATCCGACCATCGGCTACATGCCCGACATCGACGCGGCCCGGCTCGAGGACGTGCACGAGTTCTTCGACCTCCACTACGGACCCAACAACGCGACCCTCGTCCTGGTCGGCGATTTCGACCCGGCTGCGGCGCTGGCGCGCGTCGATGCCTGGTTCGGGGAGATTCCTCCGCGACCCGTGGCGCCACGCCCGGACGTACCCCTCCCGGCGCGCGGCGGCGAGCGGCGCACGCTCCTTCGTGACCGCGTCCAGATGCCCCGCGTGTACCTCATGTATCATTCGCCGCGCTACGCGGACCCCGATTTCGAGGCCGTCGTCATCCTCAACTACCTGCTCGCCGACGGGAACAGTTCCCGCTTCGAGAAGACGCTCGTGTACGAAAAGCGGATGGCGGCGGACGTGACCTCCTTCACCTGGCCGACCGAGAGCGCCGGGATGTGCTTCGTCGTCGCGACCGCCCGCCCCGGCGTCGCCGCCGACGACCTCGAGACCGAGGTGAGGGACGTTCTCGACGACGTGCTTCGCGGCGGCGTCGAGGAGGAAGAGCTGGAGGGGGCGCGCAACCGGGCCCGGCGGGGGCTCCTGAACGGGCGCGCCGGCTTCGGCGACCGCGCGGACGCGATCGCGCACGCCGCCGTGTTGCGGGGCGACGCCGGCTACGTGAACGACGCCTTCACGCGCTACGGAGCCGTCGAGCGCCGGGACGTGGAGCGCGTGGCCCGCGCCGTGCTCGACCCGGGCGGGCTCACGGTCCTCCACGTCGTTCCCGAAGAGGAGACGGACGCAACGGACGCGACGGAGGGGACGCCGTGA
- a CDS encoding SPOR domain-containing protein yields MDLDLLEARIEAGRFEGAAEAIESWFAAEARNAARGDVLRARYLRARLLADPDSARAELLSVAMDGSSRHGSRAWLRLAQLDLALDEPSRAAADLERLRSDHPRSAETVESWYWTARTFEARGLIDRACEAWQRAAAEGRRVGATETERLAEVASLGCAPGAPRFAIQVGAFSRRGPAEEMRGQLETAGFFSRVVEYDGLHRVRLGRFARREAAESLARRLRDAGFEPAVIPIVS; encoded by the coding sequence GTGGATCTCGACCTTCTCGAGGCGCGGATCGAGGCCGGGAGGTTCGAGGGCGCCGCGGAGGCGATCGAGAGCTGGTTCGCCGCGGAAGCGCGGAACGCGGCTCGCGGCGACGTGCTGCGTGCGCGGTACCTCCGGGCGCGCCTCCTCGCCGACCCCGACTCCGCGCGCGCGGAACTCCTCTCCGTCGCCATGGACGGTAGCTCGCGCCATGGATCCCGAGCATGGCTGCGGCTCGCGCAACTGGATCTGGCGCTCGACGAACCCTCCCGCGCGGCGGCCGATCTCGAACGCCTGCGGTCGGACCATCCCCGGAGCGCCGAGACCGTCGAGTCCTGGTATTGGACGGCGCGGACGTTCGAGGCCCGGGGCCTGATCGATCGGGCGTGCGAGGCGTGGCAGCGGGCCGCCGCGGAGGGCCGGCGCGTCGGCGCCACGGAGACCGAGCGTCTCGCGGAGGTCGCATCGCTCGGCTGCGCGCCGGGCGCCCCGCGCTTCGCGATACAGGTCGGGGCGTTCTCGCGCCGGGGTCCGGCGGAGGAGATGCGCGGACAGTTGGAAACCGCCGGCTTCTTCTCCCGCGTCGTCGAGTACGACGGCCTTCACCGCGTTCGGCTGGGCCGCTTCGCCCGTCGGGAAGCGGCGGAGAGCCTCGCGCGCCGACTCCGGGACGCGGGCTTCGAGCCGGCCGTCATCCCCATCGTCTCGTGA
- a CDS encoding NUDIX hydrolase, with protein MTDGAREDDGRGGSTGRVDGKRVYSGRRIHVEVDRVRFPDGSLGRLELIRHPGAAAVVALDLPDPPGEAAGAPSRDPVVTLVRQYRYAAGGFIWEVPAGNLEPGEPPEACALRELEEEAGLRAGRLERLASVRTTPGFTDEVIHLFAAWDLEARETRHEASEFMDVHRLPLRRTIEMIDAGEISDGKTICALTLAARWVARRMDRIGGTGV; from the coding sequence GTGACCGACGGCGCGCGCGAGGACGACGGGCGCGGCGGCTCGACGGGCCGCGTGGACGGAAAGCGCGTCTACTCGGGCCGCAGGATCCATGTCGAAGTGGACCGCGTGCGGTTCCCGGACGGGTCCCTCGGGCGGCTCGAACTCATCCGCCATCCCGGCGCCGCCGCGGTCGTCGCGCTGGACCTGCCCGACCCTCCCGGCGAAGCCGCCGGGGCGCCCTCGCGCGACCCCGTCGTCACGCTGGTGCGTCAATACAGGTACGCCGCCGGCGGATTCATCTGGGAGGTGCCGGCCGGGAACCTGGAGCCCGGCGAGCCTCCCGAAGCGTGCGCTCTCCGCGAACTGGAAGAGGAGGCGGGCCTGCGTGCCGGACGCCTGGAGCGGCTGGCCTCCGTGCGCACGACGCCGGGTTTCACGGACGAGGTCATCCACCTCTTCGCGGCGTGGGACCTCGAGGCGCGCGAGACGCGTCACGAGGCGAGCGAGTTCATGGATGTGCATCGGCTGCCTCTGCGCCGTACCATCGAGATGATCGATGCGGGAGAGATCAGCGACGGCAAGACGATCTGCGCGCTGACCCTCGCGGCGCGCTGGGTGGCCCGCCGGATGGATCGAATCGGCGGCACCGGGGTTTAA
- a CDS encoding pitrilysin family protein produces MTKPRTATPDRAVRPAPAAPRTLALPRFERHTFDNGLRVEYAERRGLPEVSLHLVLECGAGAEPPHLGGLGELTARLLTAGTPGRDAIEMARWIDRLGVGYRATVGYAVGAVSMHFLSEVFEEALDFLAATILDSEFPEHEVERIRGERIDEIERQADDPATVAGLATIAELYGDRLYGRPVAGTAATVSEIGPEAVREFHDARHRPGGALLIACGDLDRERLMSAAEARFGAWSGEAAPVPPPETPEPRGGDVILIDRPGSAQSEIRVATVGVPYNTEDHHAIIVANAILGGLFNSRINLNLREEKGWTYGARSSFRFRRGAGPFVARTAVETGRTGPAFEEILREIETMRATPVTDDEMKLARNALTLSLPLQFETAAQICGKVSRQRVFGLADDYWETYRSRIEAVTPDEVREVCRTYLDPDRLTLLAVGDAATAAPTLDGLGPVDVRPVA; encoded by the coding sequence GTGACGAAGCCCCGAACCGCGACCCCCGACCGCGCGGTGCGCCCGGCGCCGGCGGCCCCGCGCACGCTGGCGCTCCCGCGCTTCGAGCGGCACACGTTCGACAACGGCCTCCGGGTCGAGTACGCCGAACGGCGCGGTCTGCCCGAGGTGTCGCTCCACCTCGTCCTCGAATGCGGCGCGGGCGCCGAACCGCCGCATCTCGGTGGTCTCGGCGAGCTGACGGCCCGGCTGCTCACCGCCGGCACCCCGGGGCGGGACGCGATCGAGATGGCGCGCTGGATCGACCGCCTCGGCGTCGGTTACCGCGCAACGGTGGGCTACGCCGTCGGGGCCGTCTCCATGCACTTCCTGTCGGAGGTGTTCGAGGAGGCGCTCGACTTCCTCGCCGCGACCATCCTCGATTCCGAGTTCCCCGAGCACGAAGTCGAACGCATCCGCGGCGAGCGCATCGACGAAATCGAACGCCAGGCGGACGATCCGGCGACCGTCGCGGGTCTCGCCACCATCGCCGAACTCTACGGCGACCGCCTGTACGGCCGGCCGGTCGCCGGCACTGCTGCCACCGTGTCGGAGATCGGCCCCGAAGCGGTGCGGGAGTTCCACGACGCGCGCCATCGGCCCGGCGGCGCACTCCTCATCGCGTGCGGCGACCTCGACCGCGAGCGTCTCATGTCCGCCGCGGAGGCGCGTTTCGGCGCCTGGAGCGGCGAGGCCGCCCCGGTCCCGCCCCCGGAAACGCCGGAGCCGCGGGGGGGCGATGTCATCCTCATCGACCGTCCCGGCAGCGCCCAGAGCGAGATCCGCGTCGCGACGGTGGGCGTGCCCTACAACACCGAGGACCATCACGCGATCATCGTGGCCAACGCGATCCTCGGCGGTCTCTTCAACTCCCGGATCAACCTCAATCTGCGCGAGGAGAAAGGGTGGACCTACGGGGCGAGATCGAGTTTCCGGTTCCGCCGGGGCGCGGGACCCTTCGTCGCGCGCACGGCCGTCGAGACCGGCCGGACCGGCCCCGCGTTCGAGGAGATCCTGCGCGAGATCGAGACCATGCGCGCGACGCCCGTCACCGACGATGAAATGAAACTGGCCCGCAACGCCCTCACGCTCTCGCTCCCGCTCCAGTTCGAGACCGCGGCGCAGATCTGCGGAAAGGTGAGCCGTCAGCGCGTATTCGGCCTCGCCGACGACTACTGGGAGACGTATCGCTCCCGCATCGAGGCCGTGACGCCGGACGAGGTGCGGGAGGTCTGCCGCACGTACCTCGACCCCGACCGCCTCACGCTCCTCGCCGTGGGCGACGCGGCGACGGCCGCGCCCACGCTGGACGGCCTCGGGCCCGTGGACGTCCGGCCGGTCGCGTGA
- a CDS encoding sigma-70 family RNA polymerase sigma factor — MDTKPNLEVTSQYATPGEMEKLGRGELKRLEDAELVTHYLGGQRFAFNEIADRYQDRLLNFIYRTIGDRDRAEDLVQETFVRVYRHLHRFDPSRKFSTWIYTIASNLAKNELRNRARNPLVLFHSLRKSWEADHRPLEFEDTAYRPDDLFRKRRVREQVEAAVAELPEHHRVVFVLRELEGKSYEEISEITGVTLGTVKSRLNRARNRFACIIAPMLD; from the coding sequence ATGGACACGAAGCCGAACCTCGAAGTGACGAGTCAATACGCGACGCCCGGTGAGATGGAAAAGCTCGGGCGCGGGGAGTTGAAGCGTCTCGAGGATGCGGAACTCGTCACTCACTACCTGGGCGGACAGCGCTTCGCGTTCAACGAGATCGCCGACCGCTATCAGGACCGCCTGCTGAATTTCATCTACCGGACCATCGGAGACCGGGACCGCGCCGAGGATCTCGTGCAGGAGACCTTCGTGCGCGTCTACCGGCACCTCCATCGGTTCGATCCGTCGCGGAAGTTCTCGACCTGGATCTATACGATCGCCAGCAACCTGGCGAAGAACGAACTGCGGAACCGGGCGCGCAACCCGCTCGTGCTCTTCCATTCGCTCCGGAAGAGTTGGGAAGCCGACCACCGGCCGCTTGAATTCGAGGACACGGCCTACCGGCCCGACGATCTGTTCCGCAAGCGGCGCGTGCGCGAACAGGTCGAGGCCGCGGTCGCGGAACTTCCCGAGCATCACCGTGTGGTATTCGTGCTGCGCGAATTGGAAGGGAAGAGCTACGAGGAGATTTCGGAGATCACGGGAGTGACGCTGGGCACCGTCAAGTCGCGCCTGAATCGGGCGCGGAACCGGTTCGCCTGCATCATCGCCCCGATGCTCGATTGA
- a CDS encoding IPT/TIG domain-containing protein, producing MRRGALAMLAGVLAIGCGDGGSTEVGSPPTTLVPVSAAVDTIVTGEATDPPIAVRVEDALGNAVEGAPVRFVIVRGEGELSPGVAVAGQDGVAESVYRAGPTPGEAEIQADIPSAANVPPLRFLVLAEAADTVLLSIVEGDGQRAEAGSQLPLPFSIRAETTSGAPAGGVRLAFEWTVPEETPDGAEAEDTPELLEAADTMAVAEPAEPPAPEETPESAGALTHDIVMTDADGRGGAVFTLGSRPGDYRIRVFASGGVYSDTLSFSATALASPGGAVQLDSIGNGRLAAGTRALLYGSGFRSVPADNEVWIEGTAATVVSATETELTVDVPAFARTCLPEREVGVRVLVGSDASNGLLLPIEPANLRVGLDVGESITLRGPVEVECVQFRPGAPVAAGETGEPGAPEDIEPETREYRIVIGNTGRTASSELPLRLTMRTPADMSGDGPATAVGRGTIDPQVAAAALSGTRRDIGIRARTLARLVQARVSPLRSDGSTAVSAPVPGDTLEYFFSVGPELAATCVDPLSTVRGTVRAVGDGVVLVEDLTAPAGGPTEEEWLGLAQELDGTVLPAVTSYFGPPEDIDRNGRVVILFTPAVNRLGDGEAGVGGFSLPQDLAASGRGDGELSDPDGGICPASNEAEIVYSVSADPDATLGRAISTEDLLRETPALVAHEIQHIVSAGRRVPVSSAGFGAAEEVWLDEALSSLAEEVAGLAELRLPVGDRLTFDRVSATPDALDTFNAYMLTNFRNLGLYMLGLPGAPTVSTDDPDGVGGLQMRGFGWFLLRRLADQAGGDERAFFRSVVGGGQNYGRGIANLERVTGREWANILADVSVSLALGAGTLEEGTEDPAEEDLDAAEAGPEEAPPLAAATWDATDVFRSLNQDADTRSGLPTAIALRAEPLGFETRVLSLDVGPSSVQYFSLASAPGAPGLSLSLETAGGTPAGETAEPLITIVRTK from the coding sequence GTGAGGCGCGGCGCGCTGGCCATGCTCGCGGGCGTGCTCGCGATCGGGTGCGGGGATGGGGGAAGCACGGAGGTCGGCTCTCCGCCGACGACGCTGGTCCCCGTCTCCGCCGCCGTCGACACGATCGTGACGGGTGAGGCCACGGACCCCCCGATCGCGGTCCGCGTCGAGGATGCGCTCGGGAACGCGGTCGAAGGGGCCCCGGTCCGCTTCGTCATCGTGCGGGGCGAAGGGGAGCTGTCGCCGGGAGTCGCCGTCGCGGGGCAGGACGGCGTCGCGGAATCGGTCTACCGCGCGGGGCCCACGCCGGGCGAGGCGGAGATCCAGGCGGACATCCCGAGCGCCGCGAACGTCCCGCCGCTCCGCTTCCTCGTCCTCGCCGAGGCCGCGGACACGGTCCTTCTCAGCATCGTGGAGGGAGACGGCCAGCGGGCGGAGGCGGGAAGCCAGCTGCCGCTCCCGTTCTCCATCCGGGCGGAGACGACGAGCGGCGCTCCGGCCGGCGGCGTCCGCCTCGCCTTCGAATGGACCGTGCCGGAGGAGACCCCGGACGGCGCGGAAGCGGAGGACACGCCGGAACTGCTGGAGGCGGCAGATACGATGGCCGTGGCGGAGCCGGCGGAACCGCCGGCGCCGGAGGAGACGCCGGAAAGCGCAGGCGCCCTCACGCACGACATCGTGATGACGGACGCGGACGGACGGGGCGGCGCCGTCTTCACGCTGGGCTCGCGGCCTGGCGACTACCGGATCCGCGTCTTCGCCTCGGGCGGCGTGTACTCGGACACGCTCTCCTTCTCGGCCACGGCGCTCGCATCGCCGGGCGGGGCCGTACAACTCGACTCGATCGGGAACGGAAGACTCGCCGCGGGCACGCGGGCGCTCCTCTACGGCAGCGGCTTCCGCTCGGTTCCGGCCGACAACGAGGTCTGGATCGAAGGCACGGCGGCGACGGTCGTGAGCGCCACGGAGACGGAGCTCACGGTGGACGTGCCGGCCTTCGCCCGCACATGCCTGCCCGAGCGCGAGGTCGGCGTCCGGGTACTCGTGGGTTCCGACGCCAGCAACGGTCTTCTGCTGCCGATCGAACCGGCCAACCTGCGCGTGGGACTCGACGTCGGCGAATCGATCACGCTGCGCGGACCCGTCGAGGTCGAATGCGTCCAGTTCCGCCCCGGAGCGCCCGTGGCTGCGGGTGAGACGGGAGAACCGGGGGCGCCGGAGGACATCGAGCCCGAGACGCGGGAGTATCGAATCGTCATCGGCAACACCGGGCGGACCGCCTCGAGCGAACTCCCGCTCCGGCTCACGATGCGGACGCCTGCCGACATGTCGGGCGATGGTCCGGCGACCGCGGTGGGCCGCGGGACGATCGACCCTCAGGTTGCGGCGGCCGCGCTCTCCGGCACGCGCAGGGATATCGGGATTCGCGCACGCACGCTTGCCCGGCTTGTTCAGGCCCGGGTCTCGCCCCTTCGGTCCGACGGATCGACGGCGGTTTCCGCGCCGGTCCCGGGAGACACGCTCGAGTACTTCTTCTCCGTCGGCCCGGAGCTGGCGGCCACCTGCGTCGACCCGCTGAGCACGGTACGGGGAACGGTGCGAGCCGTGGGCGACGGCGTGGTCCTGGTGGAGGATCTCACCGCACCCGCCGGAGGCCCGACGGAGGAAGAGTGGCTCGGGCTCGCGCAGGAACTGGACGGGACGGTGCTTCCGGCCGTGACCTCCTATTTCGGTCCCCCGGAAGACATCGACCGGAACGGCCGCGTCGTCATCCTGTTTACGCCCGCCGTGAACCGGCTCGGCGACGGCGAGGCGGGCGTCGGCGGGTTCTCCCTCCCCCAGGATCTTGCCGCGTCGGGACGGGGCGACGGCGAGTTGTCGGACCCGGACGGCGGGATCTGCCCGGCGAGCAACGAGGCGGAGATCGTCTACAGCGTGAGCGCGGACCCCGATGCGACGCTCGGCCGCGCCATCTCGACGGAGGATCTGCTGCGGGAGACGCCCGCCCTCGTGGCGCACGAAATCCAGCATATCGTCAGCGCCGGGCGCCGGGTGCCGGTTTCTTCGGCGGGTTTCGGGGCGGCGGAGGAAGTCTGGCTGGATGAGGCGCTTTCGAGTCTGGCCGAGGAAGTGGCGGGGCTCGCGGAGCTGAGGCTCCCGGTGGGCGACCGCCTCACCTTCGACCGCGTATCCGCGACGCCCGACGCGCTCGACACCTTCAATGCCTACATGTTGACCAACTTCCGCAACCTCGGCCTGTACATGCTCGGACTCCCCGGAGCTCCCACCGTCTCGACGGACGACCCGGACGGCGTCGGAGGGTTGCAGATGCGGGGCTTCGGCTGGTTCCTCCTGCGACGGCTCGCGGACCAGGCGGGGGGGGATGAACGGGCCTTCTTCCGATCCGTCGTCGGGGGCGGACAGAACTACGGACGCGGGATCGCGAACCTGGAGCGGGTCACGGGGAGGGAGTGGGCGAACATTCTCGCGGACGTGTCGGTCTCGCTGGCGCTCGGCGCGGGGACGCTGGAGGAGGGGACGGAGGATCCCGCGGAGGAGGACCTCGACGCGGCGGAGGCGGGGCCGGAGGAGGCGCCGCCGCTCGCCGCGGCAACGTGGGACGCCACGGACGTGTTCCGATCGTTGAATCAGGATGCGGACACCCGGTCGGGTCTTCCGACCGCGATCGCGCTACGCGCCGAGCCGCTGGGGTTTGAAACCCGGGTGCTGAGCCTCGACGTAGGGCCGTCGAGCGTACAGTACTTCTCACTCGCCTCGGCTCCCGGCGCGCCGGGCCTGTCGCTGTCGCTGGAAACGGCGGGAGGAACCCCGGCGGGTGAGACCGCGGAACCGCTAATCACGATCGTGAGGACCAAATGA
- a CDS encoding zf-HC2 domain-containing protein, which yields MMVCKEFIERHTEYHDGALAAGERRRFDAHLKDCRSCRRYQRVLTRGLAAWRALPGVTTSPDFLPRLQHRLYHVDESPRRSWRGQLGRAAAIAVASAGLFTLGVSNGSQPLLVEVQLPPVMADLPAEAVAESQGSRFADDPYVPDWFLVPFAPALDDGGGLFGQTYAVPIATRDSIPLPVERRTGQLDESR from the coding sequence ATGATGGTTTGCAAAGAGTTTATCGAGCGACACACCGAATACCATGACGGTGCGCTTGCCGCGGGCGAGCGCCGTCGTTTCGACGCGCATCTGAAGGATTGCCGGTCGTGTCGGCGTTATCAGCGGGTCCTGACTCGCGGGCTCGCCGCATGGCGGGCTCTCCCCGGCGTCACCACCTCTCCGGATTTCCTTCCCCGCCTGCAGCATCGCCTCTACCACGTCGACGAGTCTCCGAGGCGGTCCTGGCGCGGCCAGTTGGGCCGAGCCGCGGCCATCGCCGTGGCATCGGCGGGGCTCTTCACGCTCGGCGTGTCGAACGGAAGCCAGCCCCTGCTCGTCGAAGTGCAGCTTCCGCCGGTAATGGCGGACTTGCCCGCGGAAGCCGTGGCCGAGAGCCAGGGGAGCCGGTTCGCCGACGACCCGTATGTGCCCGACTGGTTCCTCGTCCCGTTCGCTCCCGCGCTCGATGACGGCGGCGGGCTGTTCGGTCAGACGTACGCGGTCCCGATCGCGACGAGGGACTCCATTCCCCTGCCGGTCGAGCGACGCACCGGCCAACTCGACGAGTCTCGCTGA